One segment of Carya illinoinensis cultivar Pawnee chromosome 1, C.illinoinensisPawnee_v1, whole genome shotgun sequence DNA contains the following:
- the LOC122314443 gene encoding PTI1-like tyrosine-protein kinase 1 isoform X2 gives MRRWLCCTCEVEESYPSNENEHLKSPRNHADVEHQKGAKVAAPVKSEVHKPELPIEVPPLPLDELKEKTDNFGSKALIGEGSYGRVYFASLSNGKTVAVKKLDVSSEPESNTDFLAQVSMVSRLKHENLVELLGYCVEGNLRVLAYEFATMGSLHDILHGRKGVQGAQPGPTLDWMQRVRIAVDAARGLEYLHEKVQPSVIHRDIRSSNVLLFEDFKAKIADFNLSNQAPDMAARLHSTRVLGTFGYHAPEYAMTGQLTQKSDVYSFGVVLLELLTGRKPVDHTMPRGQQSLVTWATPRLSEDKVKQCVDPKLKGEYPPKGIAKLAAVAALCVQYEAEFRPNMSIVVKALQPLLKPPAPAPET, from the exons ATGCGTAGGTGGCTCTGCTGTACATGTGAAGTAGAAGAGTCTTACCCCTCGAACGAAAATGAGCACCTGAAGAGTCCAAGGAATCATGCAGATGTTG AGCACCAAAAAGGCGCTAAGGTGGCAGCTCCTGTCAAATCTGAAGTTCATAAGCCAGAACTACCTATTGAAGTGCCTCCTTTGCCTCTAGATGaactgaaagaaaagactgaTAATTTCGGATCAAAGGCCTTGATCGGTGAAGGATCATATGGTAGAGTCTATTTTGCAAGTTTAAGTAATGGGAAAACTGTGGCAGTGAAAAAGCTTGATGTTTCATCTGAACCTGAGTCAAATACTGATTTTTTGGCACAG GTTTCTATGGTTTCAAGATTGAAGCATGAAAATCTTGTTGAGCTGCTTGGTTACTGTGTAGAGGGAAACCTCCGTGTGCTTGCATATGAATTTGCAACCATGGGATCTTTACATGACATATTGCATG GTAGGAAGGGAGTTCAAGGGGCACAACCAGGTCCTACGCTTGACTGGATGCAGCGTGTTAGAATTGCAGTTGATGCAGCTAGGGGATTGGAATATTTACACGAGAAGGTTCAACCCTCTGTAATTCACAGAGATATCAGATCTAGCAATGTGCTGCTCTTTGAAGACTTCAAAGCCAAGATTGCAGATTTTAACCTTTCAAATCAGGCTCCGGACATGGCTGCTCGCCTCCATTCTACTCGAGTTTTGGGAACCTTCGGTTATCACGCTCCAGA GTATGCTATGACGGGACAGTTGACTCAGAAGAGTGATGTCTACAGCTTTGGGGTTGTTCTTCTAGAGCTTCTTACTGGGAGGAAACCTGTTGATCATACCATGCCTCGGGGACAACAGAGTCTTGTGACTTGG gcTACTCCAAGGTTGAGCGAAGACAAGGTGAAACAGTGTGTGGATCCAAAACTGAAGGGAGAATATCCTCCTAAAGGAATTGctaag CTGGCAGCTGTGGCAGCATTGTGTGTGCAGTATGAAGCTGAGTTCCGGCCAAATATGAGCATTGTTGTCAAGGCTCTGCAGCCACTTCTGAAACCTCCGGCCCCAGCTCCAGAGACTTGA
- the LOC122314443 gene encoding PTI1-like tyrosine-protein kinase 1 isoform X1 yields the protein MEGGDFRLRGLVAHAPPPGYFVRLENTNSEDNLHPSKKSRMRRWLCCTCEVEESYPSNENEHLKSPRNHADVEHQKGAKVAAPVKSEVHKPELPIEVPPLPLDELKEKTDNFGSKALIGEGSYGRVYFASLSNGKTVAVKKLDVSSEPESNTDFLAQVSMVSRLKHENLVELLGYCVEGNLRVLAYEFATMGSLHDILHGRKGVQGAQPGPTLDWMQRVRIAVDAARGLEYLHEKVQPSVIHRDIRSSNVLLFEDFKAKIADFNLSNQAPDMAARLHSTRVLGTFGYHAPEYAMTGQLTQKSDVYSFGVVLLELLTGRKPVDHTMPRGQQSLVTWATPRLSEDKVKQCVDPKLKGEYPPKGIAKLAAVAALCVQYEAEFRPNMSIVVKALQPLLKPPAPAPET from the exons ATGGAGGGCGGGGATTTTCGTCTGCGTGGTTTAGTG GCACATGCACCTCCTCCTGGTTACTTTGTCCGTCTGGAGAATACTAATTCAGAAGACAATCTACATCCAAGCAAGAAATCCAGGATGCGTAGGTGGCTCTGCTGTACATGTGAAGTAGAAGAGTCTTACCCCTCGAACGAAAATGAGCACCTGAAGAGTCCAAGGAATCATGCAGATGTTG AGCACCAAAAAGGCGCTAAGGTGGCAGCTCCTGTCAAATCTGAAGTTCATAAGCCAGAACTACCTATTGAAGTGCCTCCTTTGCCTCTAGATGaactgaaagaaaagactgaTAATTTCGGATCAAAGGCCTTGATCGGTGAAGGATCATATGGTAGAGTCTATTTTGCAAGTTTAAGTAATGGGAAAACTGTGGCAGTGAAAAAGCTTGATGTTTCATCTGAACCTGAGTCAAATACTGATTTTTTGGCACAG GTTTCTATGGTTTCAAGATTGAAGCATGAAAATCTTGTTGAGCTGCTTGGTTACTGTGTAGAGGGAAACCTCCGTGTGCTTGCATATGAATTTGCAACCATGGGATCTTTACATGACATATTGCATG GTAGGAAGGGAGTTCAAGGGGCACAACCAGGTCCTACGCTTGACTGGATGCAGCGTGTTAGAATTGCAGTTGATGCAGCTAGGGGATTGGAATATTTACACGAGAAGGTTCAACCCTCTGTAATTCACAGAGATATCAGATCTAGCAATGTGCTGCTCTTTGAAGACTTCAAAGCCAAGATTGCAGATTTTAACCTTTCAAATCAGGCTCCGGACATGGCTGCTCGCCTCCATTCTACTCGAGTTTTGGGAACCTTCGGTTATCACGCTCCAGA GTATGCTATGACGGGACAGTTGACTCAGAAGAGTGATGTCTACAGCTTTGGGGTTGTTCTTCTAGAGCTTCTTACTGGGAGGAAACCTGTTGATCATACCATGCCTCGGGGACAACAGAGTCTTGTGACTTGG gcTACTCCAAGGTTGAGCGAAGACAAGGTGAAACAGTGTGTGGATCCAAAACTGAAGGGAGAATATCCTCCTAAAGGAATTGctaag CTGGCAGCTGTGGCAGCATTGTGTGTGCAGTATGAAGCTGAGTTCCGGCCAAATATGAGCATTGTTGTCAAGGCTCTGCAGCCACTTCTGAAACCTCCGGCCCCAGCTCCAGAGACTTGA